In a single window of the Etheostoma spectabile isolate EspeVRDwgs_2016 chromosome 3, UIUC_Espe_1.0, whole genome shotgun sequence genome:
- the mlnr gene encoding growth hormone secretagogue receptor type 1 codes for MPWTGPQVELPAGGAEGMEQSNIDNHPFDGSLFPTSTLIPVTVICILILIIGVTGNTMTILIILHFKDMKTTTNLYLSSMAVSDLLIFLCLPFDLYRLWKYVPWLFGEVVCRFYHYIFEGCTSATILHIMALSVERYLAISFPLRSKGVLTRRRVQYIILALWGFALASAAPTLFLVSVEYDNDTNPDYTTGQCKHTSYAISSGQLHIMLWVSTTYFFCPMLCLTFLYGSIGYKLWRSKNDLRGPCTVVRERSHRQTVKILVVVVLAFIICWLPYHIGRNLFAQVDDYDTAMLSQNVNVASMVLCYLSASINPVVYNLMSRKYRAAAKRLFLQHQPPRPAQGGRRQLCMKDHISTLNESLTGV; via the exons ATGCCCTGGACCGGACCCCAGGTGGAGCTTCCTGCTGGCGGAGCAGAGGGCATGGAACAGTCCAACATAGACAACCACCCCTTTGATGGCTCCCTGTTCCCCACCTCCACCCTCATCCCCGTCACTGTCATCtgcatcctcatcctcatcatcgGGGTGACTGGCAACACCATGACAATCCTCATCATCCTGCACTTCAAGGACATGAAGACCACCACCAACCTGTACCTATCCAGCATGGCGGTGTCTGACCTGCTCATCTTCCTGTGCCTGCCCTTTGACCTGTACCGCCTGTGGAAGTACGTGCCCTGGCTGTTTGGGGAGGTGGTGTGCCGCTTCTATCACTACATCTTTGAGGGCTGCACCTCGGCCACCATCCTTCACATCATGGCGCTGAGCGTAGAGCGCTACCTGGCCATCAGCTTCCCCCTCAGGAGCAAAGGGGTGCTGACCAGACGCCGGGTCCAGTATATCATCCTCGCCCTGTGGGGTTTTGCCCTGGCGTCTGCAGCTCCAACCCTCTTCCTGGTTAGCGTGGAGTATGACAATGACACCAACCCGGACTACACTACCGGGCAGTGCAAGCACACCAGCTACGCTATTAGCTCTGGGCAGCTGCACATCATGCTGTGGGTGTCCACCACCTACTTCTTCTGCCCGATGCTCTGCCTCACCTTCCTCTACGGCTCCATCGGGTATAAGCTGTGGAGAAGCAAAAATGACCTGCGAGGCCCCTGTACTGTGGTCCGGGAACGGTCCCACAGGCAAACTGTCAAGATCCTGG TGGTGGTGGTGCTGGCCTTCATCATCTGCTGGCTGCCTTACCACATTGGCAGGAACCTCTTTGCCCAGGTGGACGACTACGACACGGCCATGCTGAGCCAGAACGTCAACGTGGCGTCCATGGTGCTGTGCTACCTCAGCGCCTCCATCAACCCCGTGGTCTACAACCTAATGTCTCGAAAGTACAGGGCTGCAGCCAAACGCCTCTTCCTGCAGCATCAGCCGCCCAGACCAGCCCAGGGCGGACGGAGACAGCTCTGCATGAAGGACCACATCTCCACCCTGAATGAAAGCCTGACTGGGGTCTGA
- the zgc:153184 gene encoding LOW QUALITY PROTEIN: capZ-interacting protein (The sequence of the model RefSeq protein was modified relative to this genomic sequence to represent the inferred CDS: inserted 1 base in 1 codon), whose product MRVKVVHSSCASMSPFGSRYKHRXVCVPAALLSLLTTSSRLSEVQQEGTISGTFPRMEYSPGSKPSVAELAGRFKGHILPMPTSNNELSFRRRPPCSLKLQSQKDGDEESDQKTIVSPNPFKIKMKNSSIIEKLQANLALSPTALLPSPKSPEAKLQSAPLSPTTPGSPQSPLSPTLRPSHLSSEDEDPVSFDGPPEGTPLPSFNKTRARLSFKRRPPTRQHRRSAGEDRASGNALSPCELYSPKENGDTVAVFDYGQLEEAEEKDRDWKETEDEVASDPDDSGDSEKEPEQEAQQAQDWEALEEEQQPSEPGAPGQMEGNVETKGNEEMPQDEHQGGNDTE is encoded by the exons ATGCGCGTAAAAGTTGTCCACTCCTCCTGCGCGTCCATGAGCCCGTTTGGCTCCAGATATAaacaca gtgtgtgtgtccccgCTGCGCTCCTCAGTCTCCTCACAACCAGCAGCCGGCTCTCAGAAGTCCAGCAGGAGGGGACGATCTCTGGCACATTCCCCAGGATGGAG TATTCTCCTGGATCCAAGCCATCCGTGGCTGAGCTGGCTGGAAGGTTCAAAGGTCACATACTACCAATGCCCACCTCAAATAACGAG TTATCATTTCGAAGAAGACCTCCATGTTCGCTAAAGTTGCAAAGTCAAAAAGATGGTGATGAAGAATCAGAT CAGAAAACTATTGTCTCACCAAATCCCTTTAAAATCAAGATGAAGAACTCCTCCATCATTGAGAAACTTCAG GCCAATCTTGCCTTGTCACCCACTGCTCTGCTGCCTTCACCCAAGAGTCCCGAGGCCAAGCTCCAGTCAGCACCGTTGTCCCCGACCACACCCGGGAGCCCGCAAAGCCCCTTGAGCCCCACCCTGCGGCCCTCACATCTGTCCAGTGAAGACGAGGACCCAGTCAGCTTTGACGGCCCTCCTGAAGGCACCCCGCTGCCGAGCTTCAACAAG ACTCGTGCACGGCTATCATTCAAAAGACGCCCACCCACGAGACAGCACAGGAGGTCAGCTGGAGAGGACAGAGCCTCTGGGAACGCTCTGTCTCCATGTGAACTGTACAGCCCAAAAGAAAATGGGGACACAGTCGCGGTTTTCGATTATGGACAGCTGGAAGAAGCTGAAGAGAAGGACAGGGACTGGAAAGAAACAGAAGATGAGGTAGCGAGTGACCCAGATGACAGCGGAGATTCAGAGAAGGAACCGGAACAGGAAGCACAACAAGCCCAGGACTGGGAGGCTTTGGAGGAGGAACAGCAGCCTTCAGAGCCTGGCGCTCCGGGGCAGATGGAGGGCAACGTTGAAACAAAGGGGAACGAGGAGATGCCTCAGGACGAGCACCAAGGAGGAAATGACACGGAGTGA
- the c15h3orf52 gene encoding TPA-induced transmembrane protein — protein MEGLSANDIHLQHFGTSGSDGPYLSREQGTADDVDGAPYRVPDASERDGLLSVQTSSHNGEVVVHAAEAQSSLGNTYTPQKNSLGARIKRELNDDVCWKVKLWMVIVFIFLLILAVIMISLVLCSVIYEDEDDNFDSSLFKVPQSFNGSFRLPNLVFTEQLSTRSSKESQTLAAHLQEKLAGLYRSSPALGRYFSEAEISAFRKGSVIADYQLTFVMPEEEQDQLRNVTLSREMVYNVFRQFLYDQEQPGESGQMYIDPVSLNMALRH, from the exons atgGAAGGCCTTTCGGCTAATGACATACACCTGCAGCACTTCGGCACCAGTGGGAGCGACGGACCATATTTGTCTCGTGAACAG GGGACCGCTGATGATGTAGATGGTGCTCCCTACAGGGTCCCTGATGCATCAGAGAGAGACGGGCTGCTTTCTGTGCAG ACTTCCAGTCATAATGGGGAGGTGGTGGTCCATGCAGCAGAAGCTCAAAGCAGTCTGGGAAATACATACACTCCTCAAAAG AACAGCCTCGGGGCCAGGATAAAGCGAGAGCTGAATGACGACGTCTGCTGGAAAGTCAAGCTGTGGATGGTCATCGTCTTCATCTTTTTGCTCATCTTGGCTGTGATAATGATCTCGCTGGTCCTGTGTTCAG TGATCTACGAGGACGAGGATGACAACTTTGACAGTTCCTTGTTTAAAGTTCCTCAGTCTTTCAACGGGAGCTTCAGACTGCCCAACCTGGTCTTCACAGAGCAGCTGTCCACCCGGTCCTCCAAAGAAAGCCAAACACTCGCTGCTCACCTTCAAGAAAAG CTGGCTGGCCTGTACAGATCCTCCCCGGCTCTGGGGCGATACTTCTCGGAAGCTGAGATATCTGCTTTCAG GAAGGGTTCGGTCATCGCTGACTACCAGCTGACGTTCGTCATGCCTGAAGAGGAGCAGGATCAGCTGAGGAACGTAACCCTGAGCAGGGAGATGGTGTACAATGTGTTCAGACAGTTTCTATATGACCAGGAGCAGCCAGGTGAGTCAGGGCAGATGTACATTGATCCAGTTTCCCTAAACATGGCTTTAAGGCACTAA